GACGAACGTGGTCTTGCCGGCACCGAATCCGCCGGCGATGACGATCTTCGTCGACGCGGTGCCGCGATTCTCAACATGCGCCTCAGAGTGCTTGGAGGCCACGCAGGGTCCTTCCTATGAGCTCCTGGCGCTCGTCGCGGGTCGAGCGGTCGGTCAGCGTCCTGTGCACCCGAAGGTAGCCCGCCACAACGAGATCGCCGATCAAGACGCGCACGACGCCCACCGGCAAATCCAGCCGGGCCGAGATCTCCGCGACCGACGGGGTCGAGGGATTACCGGCGCACAGCTGGATGATCTCGCCGTTGACGTCGTTGGGGGGCCACCGGTGAGCCAGCCCCGCTTGCAGCGTCTGCACCGGCGCTTCCAGGGGAAGGTCGACGTCGGTGTCCGTCCGTCCGGCCGTCAGCGTATAAGGGCGGACCAGGTTCGCCTCAGCCGCACGTCGTGCAGACTCGTGTTTGGCCATTTCACGAGTGCTGTGGGGCACCACGACGGGTGGACTGCACGACGCCGCCCACGCGTTCGACAAGGATGGCCATCTCGTAACCGATCTGGCCGATGTCGCACGACGTCGCGGCCAGCGTTGCCAGGTGCGAGCCGTCGCCGACGCGCATCAACAACAGGAATCCGTTCTGCATCTCGACCACCGACTGCAGCACCGGTCCACCGTCGAACAGTTGCGCGGCGCCGGTAGCGAGGCTGGCCAACCCAGACGCCACCGCGGCCAGCTGATCGGCCCGCTCGCGCGGGAGGTGCTCACTGGCGGCGATGGGCAGCCCGTCGACCGATACCAACAACGCGTGCGCCACCCCCGGCACCTCGCGGGCGAATCTCGACACCAGCCAGTCCAGTTGGCCGTCCGACGAAGGGGCACTCATTGGCGATCGGGTTCCTGACTGGTCTCGCGGGCGTGCGACCGTCCGGAGCGAACACCGCCGAAATGGCTGCTGATGGACGCGCGAACCGCATCGGGGTCACGCAGCGCGGCGGCGTGCTGCGGTTGCCGGGAAGGCTGCCGGCCTTGATGCGATCCGCCGTTCGATGCTATCGGGCGGCCCGGGTCCTCCTGGTCGGGCCCGGCGGCGCCGGGCACCAGCCGAGCGCCCGGTGTGCGCACCGGCAGGCCTTGATCGGTGTGGGATTCGACGGGCTTGTCCTCGGCCTCGGCGGCCGCCGACCAGCCGCGGTCCCACACCGACTGCCAATCCAGGTCGGCGCTGTTGGCCAGTTCGTGCGGATCGCCCATCATTTCGGAGAGCATCCGCTGGTAGATCACGTCCTCATTGGCCGGGCCTGGTGGGCCCGACGGCTTGGCGGCGGGCTTGGCGGGTGGCGCGGGCCGGGCGGGCCTGGGCGAGCGCCGGGCAAAAAACGCCGACGTGTCCGTCGCCGCTTTGGCCGGGGCCCGTTCCGGCGCCTGTTGTGCAACCCGCGCCGGAGTTTCGCGGGGGGCCGGGTTTGGCTCCTGCTGGAACCCGTTCTCCCACCACGGAGTTGGCAGTTGGCGCCGGGGCCGCCGCTGCTGGTGCTCGGCCGGCTGGACCGGAACGTCGGTGATCCCGCTGGACCCCGGATTGCGGCGCGGCAACAAGGTGACCGGTGGTCCCGATTCGCCGGCGCCGTCGTGGCGCGACGCCGCGAGAACGGCGGCGCCGGACGCTGTGGCGGATTCGGCGCCCGGCGGCGTGACCGCAAATGCCCGCGGTTTGGGCGCCCGAGCTGATTCTTTTGCAAGACCCTCGACGAGCACGGCCGGCGGTAGGTAGACCTCGGCGGTGGTGCCGGAGCCCGCTTCACCGGTCGCCGGGCCGCGCAGTCCCACCCGGATACCGTGCCGTCCGGCCAGCCGGCCCACCACAAAGAGGCCCATGTGGCGGGCGCTGTCGGGGGTGACCTCCCCGCCGGCCTGCAGCCGCATGTTGGCCATGCGCCGATCGGCGTCGTTCATGCCCAAGCCGGAGTCGGCCACCCGCAGCAATGCGCCCCCATCGCGGCCACGCGCGGCCGAGACCCGAACCGATGTCGTCGGCGGCGAGTACCGCAGCGCGTTGTCGATTAGCTCCGCCAGCAGGTGGATGACCGCGCCGGCGGCGGCACCGGTGACGGTGCAGTCGGGCACTTTGACGGTTTCGACACGGCGATAGTCCTCGACCTCGGACCTGGCGGCGTTGATCACCGTCGACAGTGGCACGGGCCGACGCTGCTCGCGCGAAAGCTCAGCACCCGCCAGCACCAGCAGGTTGGCGCTGTTGCGGCGCAGTCGGGCGGCCAAGTGGTCCAGCCGGAACAGGCTGTCGAGCCGCTCGGGATCCTCCTCGTTGCGCTCCAGCCTGTCGATGAGCGAGAGCTGCTGGTCGACCAGCGAACGGCTGCGCCGCGACATGGTCTCGAACATGTCGTTGACCAGCAGTCGCAGCCGCGCCTCGTCACCGGCCAGCAGCAGGGCCTGGGTGTGCAATTCGTCGACGGCGTGGGCGACCTGGCCGATTTCCTCGGTGGTGTACACCGGCAACGGTTCGGGGATCGGCTCGGCGCCGGCGCGGACCGCCGCGATCTCCTCCCCGAGGTCGGTGTGGGCAACTTTCAGCGCGCCGTCGCGCAGCAGGCGCAACGGTCCGACCAGCGCGCGCGCCACGAGCAACACGATGGCCAGTGCGATGACGAGGGCGGCCAACGCCAGCACGGTGTCGCGGATGGCGGCATTCCGCCGATCGGTCGCTTGACCCTGCACCGACTTTGTCACCGACGCGGTGGCGTCGTTGATCACCTGTTCGGCGATCCCGCGGGTCGTCTGGATCGAGTGCAGCAGCTCGGGGTTGTCGACGAGCACGCTGGCCGGATCGGACATGATCGCCATCCGGTTCACCATCTGCTGCTGCAGCGTCTTGGCATCTGTCGAGCCGACACCGAGCACCGCGCTCATCCCGAACAGCGTCGACGGTTCGGTGCCCGCCAGGGTGATCATCGAGGTGCGCAGCTGCGGCTCGGGGAGGTCGGCACCGCGGGTGACCAGGATCTCCTGCAACGTCATCTGCCCGCGGGCCCCGACCGCCCGGCTCAGGCCCTGCACCTGGGTCCGGATCTGCTCACTGTCGACGCGCACCGACGCGTTGATCGCATCCTCGGCGGTCAACAGGATCGGTGCGTAGGTGGTCACCCGGTCGCGCAAACCGATGCTGTCGGCCAGTGCCTTATCCAGCAGTGCCTGGCCGCCGTTCAGCAACATGTTCACCCCCGACCGGACGTCGGGGATCACGTCGGTGTCCGCCAACCGGGTCTGCAACTCGTACTTGCGGGCCGCGAAGTTCTTCTTCGCCCCCTCGACGTCGCGTCCGGTGGAGCTCGCCAGCAATGCGACGTCCAGCGCCGACATGTATTTGGTGATCGCCGGTATGACGTCGGCGCGCGCGGCGACCAGCCGCAGGCCGCTGGAATTGGCCATCGCACCCTGGATGCGCAATCCGCCGAAAGCCGTCGCCAGCACCAGTGGAACCAGCGCTATCGCAACGACTTTCCACCCAACCGGCCAGTTGCGCAGCGACCAGGCGCGGGGCCGCGGCCGGCGTTTTTTGCGCCCTGCAGGCGCCGGCTCACCGGCGGGGACGGCTGCGATGCCGGGCGCGGCCGCCGCGACCAGAGCGGTCGGGCGGGTGAACACGGTCACTTGCTCGCGGCCGCGCTACCGGCCGCTCCCCGAATCTGTGGCGCGCGGAGAACTGGATCGCTCATGAAACTTTCCTGCTTTACGCCGCCCGCGCCGGGAATATGGGCGCGAACGAATAAACGCCTGGCAATTCGACGAGTATGACAGCCCGCGGCCGAGGTCTCCACCATTGCTACTGAGCAGAGCGACCCGCCGGAGCGGAACCGCACACCGCCGAGCAGGTCCGGCCAAGTTCGCCCGGCGACAGCGAGCGCCGGCGCGGCGCGAGCAAGGAGCCGGGCCATCGAACTTTGCCATGATCAGCAGATGTTTCGGCTGCTGTTCTTCTCCCCGCGCATCGCGCCCAACACGGGCAACGCCATCCGAACCGCGGCCGCCACCGGCTGCGAACTGCATCTGGTCGAGCCGCTTGGCTTCGACCTGTCCGAGCCCAAGCTCCGACGCGCCGGGCTGGACTATCACGACCTGGCCTCGGTCACCGTCCACGCCTCGCTGGCCGAGGCGTGGGACGCGCTGTCGCCGGCGCGAGTATTCGCGTTCAGCACGCACGCGAGCACTGTGTTCACCGACGTCAGCTACCGGGCCGGCGACGTGTTGATGTTCGGGCCCGAACCCACCGGGCTGGACGCGGCGACCCTGGCCGACGGGCACATCACCGAGCAGGTGCGCATTCCCATGCTGGCGGGCCGGCGCTCGCTGAACCTGTCCAACGCCGCGGCCGTCGCCGTCTACGAGGCGTGGCGGCAGCACGGGTTCGCCGGGGCAACCTGAGACCTGGGCGCATGCATGGCGCCTGCCTGCAGCCATCCCGTCGTAACGGGCGCACCAGTGTCCAGTTGCAGCCGAACACCCTTGAGCTCATCGGGGAGCTCGGGCGCCGCGTGAAACTGGATCTCGGGGGTTCGGTCTGTCTGGCAGGCAGGGTGGCGGAAATACAGAAACAGGCTCAGGGATTGAGCCTATCGGCAGAGCCTGCTTCCCACGCGGTTCGCGCTAGACGATGTCGTCAACCCCAAAAACGGGCCAGGTGTACGCGGTCTCCACCTCGTGGAACAGGATCTCGTGGTTCATGGGAATCTCCTCATCGGCAAACGGGCACTGGGCCACAACATTGGTCGCACACCACGTTGCCTGGGATGACGAGCAAACGTCACCCACCCATTGGGGGGCACGTGTGAGGAAACTTCGGTGGTACGAATGGGGGGTCAGCGGTCCCCCAGCTGTAGCTCAGACCCCGTCAGACCAGGGTGATTCCGAACCAGCGGGTGAACACATCACGAAGCTCGTCGGTATCAGGCGCCGACATCGACGAGGCCCAGGCCACGTAACCGTCCGGCCGTACCAGCAAGGCCGTAGCCGACACGTCACCGATCGGGCGCCCGGCGACGACGGTGACGCGGCCTGCGATATCGGCCGCCATGGCGGCTAACGCGCCCCGCTCGGTGAGGTCGACAAGTAGGGGCTTACCGTCGCGAGCAAGCTCCGCAATGCGTCTCGTGCCGCTCGCGTTAGCCACGGCAAAATCCGGCACCCAGCGCCCGACGAGGGAATGCCCATCGAACGCATAGCGCACGTCGGCGCCGGACAGCAGGTCGCCGACGTGACCGAGGGCACCGGGCTGGGCCAGCAGTTCGGAAAACAGTTCCCTCAGGGCCGAGACCTCAGGCCCGGGCCGCAACAGAGCCAATTGGGCGCGGCTGTGCAGGATCACCCGCTCGGCCGCAGGCCGGCGCTCGGCCTCATAGGTGTCAAGCAGTCCGGGGTCGACGCGACCATCGAGCACCGCCGCCAATTTCCAGCCAAGGTTCACCGCGTCCTGCAGACCGAGATTCAGCCCCGGTCCCCCCACCGGGGACTGCACGTGCGCGGCATCGCCGACCAGAATCACCCGGCCGGTCCGATACCGCGACGCCAGCCTCGAGTTCACGCCGCAGATACGACGCAGATCGGGTGGCGTGTCGGGCGATTCGGGCCGCAGCGGCACATCGGCGCCCAGCACCCGCTTGATGCTGGCCTGCTGCTCGTCCAGGGTCATGGGATCGTCGTTGTCACCTTGGCCGGGGTCTTCGCGGGGCAAGTTCTCCAATTCGATGGTGAACACCCCCGGCCGATCCGCTAATCGGCCCCACCCGAAAATGCCCCGGTCGGTGCGAAAGAACCGCCTCGGCGCGACGGCGCCCAGTCCCGGTATGTCGAGAGCCCCGCTGACCGGGTCCACAAAGTCGTCCGGCGGCAGCACCCCGAACGCGACCCGGTCGACCACGTCGTACGACGACATCCCGGGAAAATCAATACCGGCGAGCTTGCGGGTCAGGCTATTACCACCGTCGGCACCAACGAGGTACTTGGCGGCCAGCTCATAGGTGCCGTCCGGACCGGCGACGCGTACGGTGACGCCGTCGACGCCTTGGTCGAAGCCCGTCATCGCATGACCCCAGCGAATGTCGGCGTGGTATTCGAGGGCACGCGCGAGCAACACCTGAACCAACCTGGGCTGTCCCACCAGGAGCGTGAACAGTTGGGGATCCGGCACCGCGGCGAAATCCAATGCGAAGCCCGCAAACATTGCGCCGGGCGCTGGTTGAGGGGGTTCGGTCGTCCCCGCAAGCGTGCCGTACAAGCCGCGGTGGTCGAAGATCCGAACCCCTTGGCCGACAACGCCTTCGGCACGCCTCTGCTGGTTAGGGCCAGGACTGCCGTCCAACACCACCGGCCTGATGCCCGCCAGTCCCAGTTCGCAGGCCAGCATCAGCCCGTTGGGTCCGGCGCCCACGATCACGACCTCGACCACTAAGCAGAAACTACTAGTGCGGGTTTGCGGCGACAAGCAAGCGATTCGGCGCTCTAATGGCGGAACACCTCCGCACGCTAGTCACCACGTGTCCCAGTGCGTGAGGCTCTCGGCGGGCAGCCGCTTGGCGGGCCGGAAGTCGGTGCCTTTGGTGTAAGCGATCGGGAACAGCCCGCCCTGGCTGTAGCTGTCGTAGGGTATGCCGAGCACCTCGGCCACCTTGCGCTCGCCGTCGTCGAGCAGGTGCAGCGTCGTCCAGCACGAACCCAAACCACGGGAGCGCAGCGCCAGGCAGAAGCTCCAGACCGCCGGGAACAGCGACGCCCAGAACGACACACCGCCGATCGGCGAGTTGTCTTCGCGGCCTTGCAGGCACGGGACCATAAGGACCGGTGCCTCGTGCATGTGCTCGGCGAGATAGGTCGCGGAATCGCGGACGCGGCCCATTCGCTCACCGCGGGTGTCGCCCTCGGGGTAATTGGGTGCGGGCGCGCTGAGGTAGCCGCGGGCGTTGGCCAGATAGATGTCGCCGATGGCCTTTTTCTTGCCCGCGTCCTCGACGAACACCCACTGCCAGCCCTGCGAGTTGGAGCCGGTGGGCGCCTGCAGCGCCAGGTCGAGGCATTCCATCAGCACCTCACGTGGCACCGGCTTGTGGAAATTCAGGCGTTTGCGAACCGAGCGGGTGGTGCGCAGGACTTCGTCGACGGACAGGTGAAGTGTCATGTGCGGAGACTACCGTTGGCTCTGACCGTCGAACTGACACAAGAGGTTTCCAGCAGACTGGCCTCGGACCACTACGGGTGGCTGACCACGGTCGCCAAATCGGGACAGCCCGTACCCCGGCTGGTCTGGTTTGACTGCGACGGGGCCGGCCTGACCATGTACTCCGCGCCACAAGCAGCCAACGGGAAGACGAACCGTATGGGTGGACAGCTTGACCTGCTGCGGCGAAAGTGAATTCCACGACGCCTTGGCGGCGTGTCACGTCGCCCGTTTCACAATCGGCGCGGTGCTCAGCGGAAGTCGCGCGAACGGGAGCCGACCGCCAGGTTGACGCGTCCCATCCGCTCGGCCACGACGGTGACCGCGCCGCTGGCGTTTTGGACCCGACCGCGGATCAGCAGCGCCGGCGCCGTGTTCGCCAGCTTGCGGTGCCGCGCCCACACCCCCGGCGTGCAGAGCACGTTGACCATCCCGGTCTCGTCTTCGAGGTTGATGAACGTCACCCCCTGGGCCGTCGAGGGTCGCTGCCGATGGGTCACCGCGCCGGCGATCAGCACCCGGTCGCCGTCGGGCACGCTTAACAGCGCGCCGGCGGGCAGCACCCCCATCGCGTCCAGGTCCGCCCGCAGGAACTGCGTCGGATAACTGTCCGGGGAAATGCCGGTGGCCCACACGTCGGCGGCGGCCAGCTCCAGCTCGCTCATCCCCGGCAACGCCGGGATGTGCGACGACGAGCCCACACCGGGTAAGCGGTCCGGCCGTTGGGTGGCCGCGGCCCCGGCCGCCCACAGCGCCTCTCGCCGCGACATCCCAAAGCAGCCCAGCGCCCCGGCCGTCGCCAGCGCTTCGGCCTGCGGCACGGAAAGCTGCAGCCGGGACGTCAGGTCCAGCAGAGAGGCGAACGGGCCGTTGGCTTTTCGCTCCTCGACCAGCCTCTCGGCGAGGTCGTCACCGATGTAACGAACGGCGCCCAATCCGAGGCGGACCTCCGTTCCGGCGTTCTCCAATGAGGCGTGCGCCAGGCTGGCGTTGACGTCGGGTCCGCGCACCACCACGCCGTGCCGGCGCGCATCGGCGACCAGCGACTGGGGTGAATAGAAACCCATCGGCTGGGCCCTTAACAACGCCGCGCAGAACGCCGCCGGGTGGTGCAGCTTGAACCACGACGAGTAGAACACCAGCGAGGCGAAGGACAGCGCGTGGCTCTCCGGAAACCCAAAATTGGCGAACGCCTCCAGCTTTTCGTAGATCCGGTCGATCACCTCGTCGTCGGCGCCGTGCAGCGCGCGCATGCCGTCGTAGAACCGGCCGCGCAGCCGTCGCATGCGCTCGGTGGAACGCTTGGATCCCATGGCGCGGCGCAGCTGGTCGGCCTCGGCGGCGGAGAAGCCGGCGCAGTCGACCGCGAGCTGCATCAGCTGTTCCTGAAAAAGCGGTACCCCCAGCGTCTTTCGCAATGCTGGCTCCATCGACGGGTGGTCGTAACCGACCGGGTCGATGCCGTTGCGCCGCCGGATGTACGGGTGCACCGAACCGCCCTGGATGGGCCCGGGACGGATCAGCGCCACCTCCACCACCAGGTCGTAGAACATCCGCGGCCGCAGCCTCGGCAAGGTGGCCATCTGCGCCCGCGATTCCACCTGGAACACGCCGACGGAATCCGCGCGGGCCAGCATCTCGTAGACCGCCGGCTCGGAAAGGTCGAGGCGGGCCAGGTCCACCTCGATGCCCTTGTGTTCGGCCACCAGGTCCATCGCGTAGTGCAGCGCCGAGAGCATGCCCAGCCCGAGCAGGTCGAACTTCACCAAACCGATTGCTGCACAGTCGTCTTTGTCCCACTGCAGGACGCTGCGGTTCTCCATGCGGGCCCACTCCACCGGGCACACGTCGGCGATCGGGCGGTCGCAGATCACCATGCCGCCGGAATGGATGCCCATGTGCCGCGGCAGGTTCCGGATCTGGGTCGCCAGGTCGATCACCTGTTGCGGGATGTCCTCAATGTCGGCGGCGTCCAACCCATTCCAGTGACCGATCTGCTTGCTCCAGGCGTCCTGCTGGCCCTGCGAGAAGCCCAGGGCGCGGGCCATGTCGCGCACGGCGCTGCGCCCCCGGTAGGTGATGACGTTGGCAACCTGGGCGGCGTAGTCACGGCCGTATTTGTCGTAGACGTACTGGATGACCTTTTCGCGCTGGTCCGATTCGATGTCGACGTCGATGTCGGGTGGCCCATCACGGGCGGGCGATAAAAAGCGCTCGAACAACAGCTCGTTGGCTATCGGATCGACGGCGGTGACGCCGAGGGCATAGCAGACCGCGGAGTTGGCCGCCGATCCCCTGCCCTGACACAGGATGTTGTTCTCCCGGCAAAACCGGGTGATGTCGTGCACCACCAGGAAGTAGCCTGGAAATGCCAGTTGGGCAATGACTTTCAGCTCATGCTCGATCTGCGAGTACGCCCGGGGCGCTGCGTCAGGAGCCCCGTAGCGATCGCGGGCGCCCGCCATGACCAGCGACCGCAGCCAGCTGTCCTCGGTGTCCCCGTCGGGTACGGCGAACGGCGGCAGCCGCGGCGCGATGAGCGCCAGCCCGAACGCGCACTGCTCGCCGAGCTCGGCGGCGGCCGTCACCGCGTCGGGATGCCAGGCGAACAGCCGGGCCATCTCCTCGCCGGACCGTAGGTGCGAGCCGCCCAGCGGAGCCAGCCACCCGGCGGCAGAGTCCAGGGACTGCCGGGCCCGGATCGCGCCCATCGCCATGGCCAGCCGACTGCGTGACGGATGGGCGAAATGGGCTCCGGTAGTGGCCACGACGCCGACACCGAAACGCGGCGCCAGCTCGGCCAGCGCCGCGTTGTGTTCGTCGTCGAGCGGTTGACCATGATGGGTCAACTCGATGCTGACCCGGCCGGCGCCGAACCGGTCCACCAGGTCGGCCAGCGCCCGCCCCGCCGCGTCCGGGCCGGAGTCGGAAAGCGCCTGGCGCACATGACCTTTCCGGCAACCCGTCAGGATGTGCCAGTGCCCGCCGGCCGCCTCGGTCAGCGCGTCGTAGTCATAGCGCGGCTTGCCCTTCTCGCCGCCGGCCAGATGCGCCGCGGCCAGTTGACGCGACAGTCGTCGGTAACCTTCCGGGCCGCGGGCCAGCACCAGCAGGTGCGGCCCGGGCGGATCGGGCTGCTCGGTACGGGCCTGCGATCCCAGCGACAGCTCGGCGCCGAATACGGTACGCACGTCAAGCTCCGCGGCCGCCTCGGCGAACCGCACCGCCCCGTACAGGCCGTTGTGGTCGGTCAGCGCGAGGGCACGCAAACCCAGCCGGGCAGCCTCTTCGACCAGTTCCTCCGGCGTGCTGGCTCCGTCGAGGAAGCTGTACGCGGAATGCGCATGCAGCTCGGCATACGCGACGGACGAGCGGACCGTCCGGGCCCGGTCTGGCGGCTGGTACGTCTCGCGCCGGCGAGACCACGGACCGTCATCAGCGGGTTCAGCTGCAACCGGCGCACCGGCATGGCGCGGTTTTCCGTCGAGTACCCGCACCATTTCCGCCCAGCTCGGCGGCCCGTTGCTAAAGCCCATGCCCACCAGTCTATCGAAAGTTTGTTCGATATCGAGGGCCCCGGCATGTTTTGCCGTTTAACATGTCGTTAACTGCAAAACACGTTCTTAACCTTGCGGGCCTACCGCTCCCAGCGGCTCGCGACGGATACTGGTACCACTTCAAAAACACGGCGGGGACCAGTCATGCCACAGCTGATGACACTGGATCCGGGCTTCCTCAAAGCTCAGGACCCTGATCGGCACGCCAGCCTGGCGATCGGCGCGGTCGCCATCATCGGCGGCGCCGTGCCTGATTTCGGCCTGCTCAAAGCGCTTCTGGCAGAGCGGATTCAGGCGATTCCGCGGTGCACGCAGGTGCTGCGGGCGGGGTGGGTCAACGATCCCGGATTCGACCTCAACCATCATGTGCGACGGATGGCGCTGCCCTGGCCGGGCGACGACGCCGAGCTGTTCCGGGCGATCGCCTACGCCCTGGAGCGCCCCCTCGACCTGGACCTCCCGCTGTGGGAGTGCTGGGTCATCGAGGGCCTGAAAGACAATCGCTGGGCGATCCTGGTGAAGATCCACCACTACCTGACCGACGACATCTCGGCGGCCCAGCTCCTTACCAGGCTCTGTGACGATGTCGACACCGACACGTTCGCTAATGATGCTGCTACCAAACAGGTTTCGTCGTCAGACCACATGCGGAGCTGGGCCGATGTCCTGTGGCGCACGTCTGCAGCCGT
This is a stretch of genomic DNA from Mycobacterium lacus. It encodes these proteins:
- a CDS encoding DUF742 domain-containing protein; amino-acid sequence: MAKHESARRAAEANLVRPYTLTAGRTDTDVDLPLEAPVQTLQAGLAHRWPPNDVNGEIIQLCAGNPSTPSVAEISARLDLPVGVVRVLIGDLVVAGYLRVHRTLTDRSTRDERQELIGRTLRGLQAL
- a CDS encoding serine protease inhibitor: MSAPSSDGQLDWLVSRFAREVPGVAHALLVSVDGLPIAASEHLPRERADQLAAVASGLASLATGAAQLFDGGPVLQSVVEMQNGFLLLMRVGDGSHLATLAATSCDIGQIGYEMAILVERVGGVVQSTRRGAPQHS
- a CDS encoding sensor histidine kinase, which gives rise to MTVFTRPTALVAAAAPGIAAVPAGEPAPAGRKKRRPRPRAWSLRNWPVGWKVVAIALVPLVLATAFGGLRIQGAMANSSGLRLVAARADVIPAITKYMSALDVALLASSTGRDVEGAKKNFAARKYELQTRLADTDVIPDVRSGVNMLLNGGQALLDKALADSIGLRDRVTTYAPILLTAEDAINASVRVDSEQIRTQVQGLSRAVGARGQMTLQEILVTRGADLPEPQLRTSMITLAGTEPSTLFGMSAVLGVGSTDAKTLQQQMVNRMAIMSDPASVLVDNPELLHSIQTTRGIAEQVINDATASVTKSVQGQATDRRNAAIRDTVLALAALVIALAIVLLVARALVGPLRLLRDGALKVAHTDLGEEIAAVRAGAEPIPEPLPVYTTEEIGQVAHAVDELHTQALLLAGDEARLRLLVNDMFETMSRRSRSLVDQQLSLIDRLERNEEDPERLDSLFRLDHLAARLRRNSANLLVLAGAELSREQRRPVPLSTVINAARSEVEDYRRVETVKVPDCTVTGAAAGAVIHLLAELIDNALRYSPPTTSVRVSAARGRDGGALLRVADSGLGMNDADRRMANMRLQAGGEVTPDSARHMGLFVVGRLAGRHGIRVGLRGPATGEAGSGTTAEVYLPPAVLVEGLAKESARAPKPRAFAVTPPGAESATASGAAVLAASRHDGAGESGPPVTLLPRRNPGSSGITDVPVQPAEHQQRRPRRQLPTPWWENGFQQEPNPAPRETPARVAQQAPERAPAKAATDTSAFFARRSPRPARPAPPAKPAAKPSGPPGPANEDVIYQRMLSEMMGDPHELANSADLDWQSVWDRGWSAAAEAEDKPVESHTDQGLPVRTPGARLVPGAAGPDQEDPGRPIASNGGSHQGRQPSRQPQHAAALRDPDAVRASISSHFGGVRSGRSHARETSQEPDRQ
- a CDS encoding tRNA (cytidine(34)-2'-O)-methyltransferase, which codes for MFRLLFFSPRIAPNTGNAIRTAAATGCELHLVEPLGFDLSEPKLRRAGLDYHDLASVTVHASLAEAWDALSPARVFAFSTHASTVFTDVSYRAGDVLMFGPEPTGLDAATLADGHITEQVRIPMLAGRRSLNLSNAAAVAVYEAWRQHGFAGAT
- a CDS encoding FAD-dependent monooxygenase; amino-acid sequence: MVEVVIVGAGPNGLMLACELGLAGIRPVVLDGSPGPNQQRRAEGVVGQGVRIFDHRGLYGTLAGTTEPPQPAPGAMFAGFALDFAAVPDPQLFTLLVGQPRLVQVLLARALEYHADIRWGHAMTGFDQGVDGVTVRVAGPDGTYELAAKYLVGADGGNSLTRKLAGIDFPGMSSYDVVDRVAFGVLPPDDFVDPVSGALDIPGLGAVAPRRFFRTDRGIFGWGRLADRPGVFTIELENLPREDPGQGDNDDPMTLDEQQASIKRVLGADVPLRPESPDTPPDLRRICGVNSRLASRYRTGRVILVGDAAHVQSPVGGPGLNLGLQDAVNLGWKLAAVLDGRVDPGLLDTYEAERRPAAERVILHSRAQLALLRPGPEVSALRELFSELLAQPGALGHVGDLLSGADVRYAFDGHSLVGRWVPDFAVANASGTRRIAELARDGKPLLVDLTERGALAAMAADIAGRVTVVAGRPIGDVSATALLVRPDGYVAWASSMSAPDTDELRDVFTRWFGITLV
- a CDS encoding nitroreductase family protein — translated: MTLHLSVDEVLRTTRSVRKRLNFHKPVPREVLMECLDLALQAPTGSNSQGWQWVFVEDAGKKKAIGDIYLANARGYLSAPAPNYPEGDTRGERMGRVRDSATYLAEHMHEAPVLMVPCLQGREDNSPIGGVSFWASLFPAVWSFCLALRSRGLGSCWTTLHLLDDGERKVAEVLGIPYDSYSQGGLFPIAYTKGTDFRPAKRLPAESLTHWDTW
- a CDS encoding error-prone DNA polymerase, encoding MGFSNGPPSWAEMVRVLDGKPRHAGAPVAAEPADDGPWSRRRETYQPPDRARTVRSSVAYAELHAHSAYSFLDGASTPEELVEEAARLGLRALALTDHNGLYGAVRFAEAAAELDVRTVFGAELSLGSQARTEQPDPPGPHLLVLARGPEGYRRLSRQLAAAHLAGGEKGKPRYDYDALTEAAGGHWHILTGCRKGHVRQALSDSGPDAAGRALADLVDRFGAGRVSIELTHHGQPLDDEHNAALAELAPRFGVGVVATTGAHFAHPSRSRLAMAMGAIRARQSLDSAAGWLAPLGGSHLRSGEEMARLFAWHPDAVTAAAELGEQCAFGLALIAPRLPPFAVPDGDTEDSWLRSLVMAGARDRYGAPDAAPRAYSQIEHELKVIAQLAFPGYFLVVHDITRFCRENNILCQGRGSAANSAVCYALGVTAVDPIANELLFERFLSPARDGPPDIDVDIESDQREKVIQYVYDKYGRDYAAQVANVITYRGRSAVRDMARALGFSQGQQDAWSKQIGHWNGLDAADIEDIPQQVIDLATQIRNLPRHMGIHSGGMVICDRPIADVCPVEWARMENRSVLQWDKDDCAAIGLVKFDLLGLGMLSALHYAMDLVAEHKGIEVDLARLDLSEPAVYEMLARADSVGVFQVESRAQMATLPRLRPRMFYDLVVEVALIRPGPIQGGSVHPYIRRRNGIDPVGYDHPSMEPALRKTLGVPLFQEQLMQLAVDCAGFSAAEADQLRRAMGSKRSTERMRRLRGRFYDGMRALHGADDEVIDRIYEKLEAFANFGFPESHALSFASLVFYSSWFKLHHPAAFCAALLRAQPMGFYSPQSLVADARRHGVVVRGPDVNASLAHASLENAGTEVRLGLGAVRYIGDDLAERLVEERKANGPFASLLDLTSRLQLSVPQAEALATAGALGCFGMSRREALWAAGAAATQRPDRLPGVGSSSHIPALPGMSELELAAADVWATGISPDSYPTQFLRADLDAMGVLPAGALLSVPDGDRVLIAGAVTHRQRPSTAQGVTFINLEDETGMVNVLCTPGVWARHRKLANTAPALLIRGRVQNASGAVTVVAERMGRVNLAVGSRSRDFR